A genomic window from Silene latifolia isolate original U9 population chromosome Y, ASM4854445v1, whole genome shotgun sequence includes:
- the LOC141629895 gene encoding protein FAR1-RELATED SEQUENCE 5-like, giving the protein MRAQVNNDGDGIDYSDHFTTTRLFASSMEAFNWVFEIGVRLGFGIKRASNKRVGRNTNLRQDYFVCRMGERGPVNKDVDSLMRANTVTAWCKCKFFMKVVEIQENKWKLVMRSGFHNHALTLYCDGDRYFAKFDEEELAYIDAQIRAHVRPTIISAGLDQRNPEKSRPNRRQIYNRSQKVRAEERDGRNPAQQMLALAVQHKYVHYWVTYQDTDELTHVFMAHPEAVNMFRSYYYVVLIDSTYKTNLYRLPLVEMVGVTLVAKSFVIAYALVTHESEDGYRWVLQKLKALLNDVVQPNAIVTDCEQGLLNAIPTVFPDSSHLLCLWHIYSNVETKALDLTGQDSWANHITCNLFQAVVEAETEDKFNVAWGNLARNGSRVPVDVLHAFWRKLEYDGSEAMPACDDDRLEELFDEIRNTDPSMRSSIFDALYSQIHPDVEDPLS; this is encoded by the exons ATGCGTGCGCAGGTGAATAACGATGGAGACGGTATTGATTACTCAGATCATTTTACGACTACCAGATTATTTGCATCAAGTATGGAAGCGTTTAATTGGGTATTTGAGATCGGAGTTAGactcgggtttggtataaaaaGAGCAAGCAACAAGAGAGTTGGTCGTAACACGAATTTGAGACAGGATTATTTTGTCTGTCGGATGGGTGAAAGAGGTCCCGTAAATAAGGATGTCGATTCTTTAATGAGGGCTAACACGGTTACCGCGTGGTGCAAATGCAAATTTTTCATGAAAGTTGTTGAAATACAAGAGAATAAGTGGAAGCTTGTCATGAGATCCGGGTTTCATAATCATGCTTtaacgttgtattgtgacggcgacaGATACTTTGCAAAGTTTGATGAAGAGGAGTTGGCTTATATCGACGCCCAAATTAGAGCCCACGTTAGACCGACAATTATTAGTGCGGGTTTGGATCAGCGGAATCCGGAAAAGTCAAGACCTAATCGGCGACAAATCTACAATCGTTCTCAGAAAGTAAGGGCCGAGGAAAGAGATGGGAGAAACCCGGCACAACAGATGCTAGCACTTGCGGTTCAGCATAAGTACGTTCATTATTGGGTCACTTATCAGGACACCGATGAGCTAACCCACGTGTTCATGGCTCATCCAGAAGCCGTTAATATGTTTCGATCATACTATTATGTGGTCCTAATCGATTCCACGTACAAGACAAACTTataccgtcttccgcttgttgaGATGGTTGGAGTCACACTCGTCGCGAAGAGCTTTGTGATCGCATATGCTCTTGTGACGCATGAGTCCGAGGATGGATATCGGTGGGTCTTACAGAAACTGAAGGCCCTTCTCAATGATGTCGTTCAACCTAATGCTATTGTTACTGATTGCGAGCAAGGTTTGTTGAACGCGATTCCCACTGTTTTTCCGGATTCGTCTCACTTGCTATGTCTTTGGCATATATATTCTAACGTGGAGACGAAAGCACTTGATCTCACGGGTCAGGATAGTTGGGCTAATCATATAACTTGTAACTTGTTTCAAGCGGTTGTCGAGGCGGAGACCGAAGATAAGTTTAATGTGGCGTGgggcaatttggcaag AAATGGATCTCGGGTCCCTGTTGATGTGTTACATGCATTTTGGAGGAAGTTGGAGTACGATGGTTCCGAGGCAATGCCGGCTTGTGACGATGATCGATTGGAGGAGTTATTCGATGAAATTCGGAATACAGATCCGAGTATGAGATCATCCATTTTCGATGCCCTTTACTCTCAGATACATCCGGATGTGGAGGAT CCATTGTCATGA